Part of the Triticum urartu cultivar G1812 chromosome 2, Tu2.1, whole genome shotgun sequence genome, acagaaggtcataagttgacatatttcttgtagtgcaatctggatcacctactttgctccggtgccaaattaactcacgcaatgaaaaacactgcgtgggagagagaggactgaggcaataaaaaacacttgtttggcaGAGTGAGAGGCtagtgtagttggtttgattgatttgtttatacatgtgggtctgtgtgcacagcggtgccaactctctcacatcacgatagcggtgccaaaatcttttgatttgacatcgatgcgtgttatgtggcatacttttgcgaaatatggcatcggccacaaaGTGGAAGgtaacaaatgcccaagctctttacgtgctcctagttaaatgagaggaaagagagagagagagagtgaaaaaatatcactagccagccaaccctatcgtatgagcgaatgatattggtacctcttgatgacacggcaatcttatgcagccagctgctctaatatgttctcttattttgcaaataaaaaaagagccgaaagtgaaaaatgtgctgcactataacaatctcatcgaatgccttgatctccatcttacagaaattgatttgatcgactaccgaggcagcacatctgagattaaattggccaggttctttgttctggaggcaagtgtgctcaaggtaatgaggtttggcgttctctggcgcaacaatgaatggcgtgctgatcaccgcaagcgtctaagcctaaatgacaaagtctccgcaaaagttgaatttgtttttgaaacatcaagtggccagagactcgaaaacttatttgcccattagtgacttgttagggcggtggattttagtttgtacgataatgctgcatccacctaaagtaacgaaagttcttacgtaaactttctagtaattccctcttcgtaggtgcaatATTACTcttaacatttgtaatatcagtttgaaacttgtaatattgtcgtgtcctatttctgcgttttcaaaatcctgcgaatcaaacaggtccttagttgttgatgatgttgtgtctcccatctttcaccaatagccgtcggatctagatctgacgcatacaaaccaacaCTACTAAgaaaaaccttatacacagaagtTTATCAGTAGCGCGATTTAAAAATGGGCGTTACTGCTAATTAGTAGCAGCGAGTGGTATaaaaaccgcgctactactaagttgatagtagtagcgaggggtataaacccgtgCTACTACTAAATGGTCTCCAACAATGCCCCCAGGATaggccatagtagtagcgaggggtataaaaccaGCGCTATTACTAAGTAAGTAGTAGTAGAGACTCCCACGCTACTACTGAGCGTGTCCACCCTGGCCCGATCCACACTCCAAACCCCCGATCCACCCCACCCCACCAACCGTCGTCCCACTCCACCCACCCCCGTCTAAAAAAATCCAATTCCGATCCAGATCCCCACCACCTTCACCTCCGATCCAgatcccctcctcctcctcccgcggCCGCACGGCGCGCCAGTTGCCCTTCTTCCGCGACCTGGCCTCCCCCGTCCCGTCCCACCGCGGCGGCCCCCACTTCGCCTCTCCCGCGGCCGCCCTGCCCTCCGCACGCCGCCGTCGTCGCGGCGTCGCTCCCCACCCGCCCGGCCGCACCCACCTCCGGAGCAGGTGAGGATCCTCCCCGTCGTGGTTTCTGCTCGCCGTCGCCGGCCGTGGTCTCCGCGCGCTCGCTGCTTGCTCTTCCCCGAGCCCCCGCCGACCCTGATTTCTGAGCAGTTCCTCGCACGCACGCGGCGCTGGCGGGGGTTCGATCCGTGCGTGGCTCGAGTGAAATCCATGGGCGAGATTGGAGGACGTACGGGGGTTCGATTTGTGCGTGGCTCGGGTGAAATCGGTGAGCGAGCTTGCAGGTTGGAGCGCGGGGGCTTGATTTGTGCGTGTTTCGGGGTGAAATCCGTGAGCGAGCTTGGAGCACGGCGGTTCGATTTGGTAATCTCTGACGGCGTTCTCTGCAGGTGGCGATGTTTGCTTGTTAGGCTGATGGGTTGCTTGGTGTTTGTCGTTGTAGGCTGCCTGGTGACTATGGGTTTGATCCCCTGGGGCTCGGGAAGCAACCTGAGGACCTGAAGTGGTACGTCCAGGCTGAGCTCGTGCACTGCCGGTTCGCCATGGCATCCTCGGAACTGATGTAAGCTGCTCACTTGACCTCTTTGTTAATTCCTGCAAAATGCCGGCATGTTCTCAGTAACCATAGCACTGAAGCTtgattttgcaaaaaaaaaaataGCTGTAGAGGTGCCTAAATTATGATATAAAGTGATAAACTATGAAAAACAGAGTGAGAAACCAATCATGACTTCTGGATTTTGACAGTGGAAATGGAAGGGCAGTACGATCCCCTCTTgttaaaaaaagaagagaaaccAAGATATAAGGCAGGAACTATACAATCTCAACGCCAGCAAAATCATATACAACATATCAGCTCCATAAGAGCATCTTAGGATTTCATTTTCCAAGATTGATAGCATTCTTTCCATATTGAAGCATCCTTGCTTACAGAAATCAAACATGAAATCGATGTCTTTAATGCTCCGCTGTGCTTCTATCGTATCACATGGTCTAATTGGTGTGTTTCTGTGTAGTTGATCCGTGTATCAGGACTCGGCAACCTACCAGTATGGTTTGAAGCAGGTGCCACAAAATTTGACTTCGCCAACACCACATCACTCTTCTTTGTCCAGCTTCTCTTGATGGGGTAATTCGACATCCAACTGAAACATTTACTCAGAATTTGTTTAGTAACTCAGAAGTTTTAAATGGTGTAGACTGTAATGACTTGAAACACGGCATGACTGACCTGTTTCTGTCATAAATCTAATCCTTGACAGGTTTGTCGAAACAAAGAGGTACATGGAATCATGGATGCAAACAGTTCTGCATTGTAGAGTATAGGCAGTCACATGATCCAGAAGCATGTATACATGTCATGGACCACGGAGCCCAGCCATGGATGAGCAGCAGCAGTTCAAAGTTAATGTCAAGGTTCTTCTAGTTTGAATCTACATACATACATGCTTTACTGAATTTTTGCTGCTTGGTCAGACTCTAGTGTTGAATAAGATGGACACTGGCTGCATTGTTTGCTAATTAATTATTTTGCTTGCTCCCACAAAAATTCACTATAATTTAGTTTGCTGATTGGTCTAGTTGGATTTCTCAAGATGTTAGCAAAGCGCGCCACACTACTGCTATCTGTCAACTGAATGAAGCTGCAAAATTTGGAGTTGCTGCTGCTTCTTGTGTTCATTTCCTTGCTGTCGAATTCGTACCTGACTAGTCTAGTTAGTACTATTGCAGCAGGTTGATTGACGGAAAACTCTTGCCCCTGCTTAACATATCTAAAATCTAGTCAAATTCATCAACAACATATTTTTTACAACAACAATGCATTCAATAATCTGACCTATCTATATGCACACTTTGAGGAAGAAACAGGAGATATATGTGCTTCTATTGCTTCTAAATTATATACATGTATTTTTAGTTATTCAACATGCTTCAAGCTTTTTCTGTTCGATTTGGTGCAGGAGGATGCCCGAGCTGACCAGGAGGACACCCTTCTGCACCTCGGCCACCACACAAGGTCGTCCTTCTATTTTTTTTTTCGCTGTTTGTTCATGTCCTACTTGTGTTTCAGTTCCATTGGCTCCTACTGCAAACAGGTCTATAACAGGTGCTTGTGTTCTGCATAGTAGCAGATCTGTTTATGTGAGCTACAATGGCCTACTTCTTCCTAATAATATGAACACTCTCATCTTGCCATTTTCCCCTCTCCTGCAGGTTAACACCTGGAGAGGCTCGAGCTATGAGCaacgagctgttgctgctgccgCTGGATGCTCCAGTGGCGAAACCTCCGTCGATTCCCTCCACGGCCACTACCACTACCCTAGCTACCGCCGCCGACGGAACCACCACCATATCCTCGCTCGGCCAAGACCAGCTCCTTGAGATCTTCCTCCTCCTGCCGAGCCTGCCGGCCCTCGTCCGCGCCACGCTCACTTGCCGCTTGTGGCTCGGTGCTGTCTGCTCCTTCCGCAACCTCTTCCGTGCCCTCCACCCGGCGCCCCTCATCGGGATCTTCCTCGATGTCGACAAAGGCAATGTCCGCTTGTTCGCCCCCTTCAGCCACTCAGATCCCGGCGTCAATAAGGACATTACATTGGCAGATTAGCGCAATTTTTCcttttcatttttcttattattggAGTGAGGATGTTAGAATGAGGAATTGTATGATAGTAGATACGGCAACAGTGTAATAGTATAATCAGGAATAACGACATTTCCATCACTATTGTGTTTTCTTGAACTGTATGCATAAAATGGAATTTGttgattttatttttttattcctAATTCGTTAGCAGTGGCGTGGGGACAAATGTGCACGCTACTGGTATTTAGGATACTAGTAGCGTTGGTATTATAGACGCGCTACTACTATTTcattagtagtagcgtgggttcataatagtagtagcgtgggtggAAACGCGTTACTACTAATtttgttagtagtagcgcgggttgaacccatgctactactaactattagctgtagcgccatactagtagcgcgggtccgcgctgctagtagcctttttcctagtagtgcaagcttctccatttttgcaaaaagatgcccgcacatGTTCcttatttacaaacaactccttgtctctcacaatcagcctcatcttctccccaccacatctaggagtagaaggccgtggaaaaatctggcatgatggccgctgccggagccgtccacccccaatcttggtatTCTGTGCAATTGCAcaggcatctacgcacgggaaattatgtcaaacagggttagttgtaagcaggctagctctacaaccatgatgatagtgactgcagacggtgaggctgactatggtatgccgaacacggcgcctatactcaggtgtcatctcacTACACCGCACTAGATTTCCCTACTGATGTGTGTTAGGAAAAGTCAATTTTACCAACATATTGTTGGTCGGGAAAACTTCTATCTAACCGTTGGTCGGCAATACTGATGTATTGAGTCCAACTGGCAGTCGGCAATCCTGGAATGTTTCACGTTGGACTATCGGTCGGAAAAGCTCGTATCTTCATCAGACTGTTGGTCGGCGATTAATGCCGACTGACTGTTCATTACCAATTAGGCCGGCCCGTCTTTGCGCGCGCACGGGCCGAAAACTTAGCGCCAGGACTCCTTATTTTTTTATTCGGCCTTCAAAAGGTGCCACGACCAAATCCAAATCCCCCAAACCTAAATGAGCAATTTGATTATATGACACATCTTTCCTGGGAGTTTGATCCAGTGACACACTTTTCATCTGATTTGATTATATGACACACCTTTGATTGATGGATAGATTAAATGACACAAATTGATTTTTTCTCTCCTTTTCCAGGTATTGGCCCGCACAGATTATTTTAGGACGGTTCTGCCCTCTCATGCATCGATTCACTTGCCTGGTTCGATCGAGCCTGCGAAACCACGCAGAGAGGCCAGACGAGGCGACGGACAGGAAGATGAagcaccgcgccgccgcctccccggcTCCTGGCTTGGTCCCACCGCGCGCCGCCTCTCCCCAGCGCCTACCTCGCCGTGCATCTTGCCCAACGTGCTGCTAATTCCCCTCGGCCTCATGTCCTGCTTCCTCTCCTCCCGTGACGATCCATCGgttctgccgccgccgcctcgctcatCGAAGATCTCACAGGTGGCATCCcatccctcctctctctctcatggTGAAAAAAACTGAAGTTTTTCTTCAATTGTGTATAACATTTGTCGGTTTTTTAATTCGACAAATCGATGCATTCTGTAGGAAACTTTCTATGGAAACAAGGACTCCCACTTCTCCACCAAAAGTTGTTGTGAAGGCCACAAAGAAGATCACACCGAGGAAGAGAAAAACAGTGTATCATACTAGCATGTCATGTTGTGATTTGTCGTGTGTGTGTAGTGATCTTCATGCAAATTGAGGCCACAAGTTCTCGAAGTTGATCCTTTTGGACTGAATTCTTGCCCTGGATGTCTTCTGTGAACTTTTCGTGTGTACTGAGATGAGGACTCACTTTATGCTTTTGAATGCAACTTGTGAGAGATGACTCACCTTTTGCTTTAAATCAATATTCATACCTATCAATTATGGATTGTCAAGTCTATCGGTACATATGCACCTTATTCAGCTGATTTTGTGGattcacatatatatatattattgTGACATATGAaaatggtactccctccgtccctaattactcgtcgtggttttagttcaaatttaaactaaaaccatgacgagtaatttggaacggagggagtacaaaaaaAGGAGAGATCATGTCAAGGTAAAATGTCAATTTTCTGAACAAAACTGTACATCAATTCATGCTACAACCATCAAGCAAGGGCTACAGTTATAGTAGTTTGTTGCTGGCCGTATGCTACTTCAGACAACAACAGCGAGCAGCTACAGAAGGCTTCAGCCAACAGCAAAAGCTAGCAGCGAAGACCTACAGAGCTAACGAACAGTTACAAAGCTACTGTAGCAACGATGGCACGCTCTGGCGACGGCGCGGCCGTGCCGGCGACGGGAAGGAGACACAGTGAGGAAGCGGGCGCGCCCAGGAAGAGCCACGGTGAGGTGCAGGCGCCGGTAAGGAGGCATGCATCAGGATCACCTCGTTCCATACGTAGAGCTCTCATATGTACGCGTGCATGCATGGAGCATCTACATGCATGTACTGATCGAGGCTGGCCTCATGTGCGTGTTTCCGTTCGACCACGAAGGCTCGATCGAACCAGGCAAGTGAATCGACGAGGGCAAAACCGTCCTCAAACAAATTATGTTCGGGCCAATACCTGAAAAAGAGAGAAAAACTCAATTTGTGTCATTTAATCTAGCTATCAATCAAAGGTGGGTCATATAATCAAACCAAAAGAAAAGTGTGTCACTAGATCAAACTCCCAGGAAAGGTGTGTCATATTATCAAATTGCTCAACCTAAATCCTCTCACACACTCCCTCTGCCGCCGCCCGCTAGCTAGCAGCCCACACGCCGCCGACCACCCGCCGTCTCCAGCACGCCGTCACCTttctccttcatcctcctgcacCCCCACTGCTTAGGCCCCGAACACTTCTAACCCTAGCTTGTGCGCTGTAGTTCGGGGAGAGGCCAAGGCGCGGTGGTGGACGCCGCCATCCCTCTCAGATCCGGGGCTGAGAGAGGGAGGGAAGGAGAGGTGGGTCACCTTCGAGAGAGAGCACTCGCACCCTCGCTCGTCAGTCGTCACCCAGGGgccgccaccatcgccgccaCGCCATGGGCTTCCTCCGATCTGCGCTCGCCGATTCGTTTGAAGAAGGATCTGGCCGTTGACTGCTGGTGCTTCCCTTCCCCGGGCAGTGAGTGTTCTTTTCACTCTCCTCTCCCTCTCCACCCATCCCCAATCGGTGCCGCTGTTGATTTATTTGATTTTCCCTTTTTAGTTCAGATCAGCCATGACATGGGATAGTACTTCTATCCAGCAAACAGAGTTTTGGATGTGAGCTCCAGCTCAAGCAGAGCATCAAAAACAGGGGCTCTATCTGCTAATGGGTAGCCGGAAATGCAGTCTAAGAGATACATCTCGTGTGATTTCTGGATATGAGAACTTGAGAAGAACAAGCTTGATGCTATTATTGGAAAAAATAATCTATTCTACAGGTATTCCTTTCAGTAGTGTTGCCAGAAACCTTAATTAGCTACTGTTTTTTATGAACTGGTTGTGATTGATTTGAGAACTTTAGAGCTTGTGAGTTGTAATTTGTGATGTTTGAACCCTTGCCAGACTATCAAATTATGATATGTCTGCCTGAAGGTCAATACAAGGGTAATCATCATATGAAAATTCATTACTTTATATATATAGAAAAATGTATCCACATATCTGTGCTTTGAGATGAGGGACAACCCCGAGAACTAGCTTCAGGTTCCGCAAAAAGTCCAAATAATCATACTAATGTTTCAGACTTTTATTTAAGCATTGTAGAATTCTGGCAAACATAGGACTATATTAAACTTAGTTCAGTTTTTTCTGGAATGAAGATAAAGTACATATCTAGCAGTTTGTATTTATACAGTCATGCTTCTATAGATTTTACAGTTTTATTTTCTCTTTAAATTTGCTTCAGTTGTTCTGTAACTTCCAGAATAGTTCATGTATCCCATATTTTTCCAGGATTCTTCTTTGCATCCCATACACATAGACGGAGTGGGAGGCTGCCGCAGCGGTGCTGGACTTGGAGCCCAAGCCATCCGCTGCCGCCAACAGGTTGCACGTATTCGCGGAAATCACCAAAATTGTGATGTCTGTATAGAAAATCAGTGTTTTCTTGGTTCATATCGTATCTGAAACTTGGAATGTTGATTGTTAGGCACAACTTAACTTTCACAGTAGCCTACATATTCTTCTGCTCACAAACAGGGCAAAACATGCACCATAGAATGCTGGGAGAACATTGATTTATTTTGCTCTTCGTACTTTTATTAGATAAGCCACATTGCAAGGAGAATATGGATTTATGTTGCTCTTCCTACTATTATTAGATAGGCCACATTCTTTTTGTATCATTCATGCCTTTGTTGCTAACAGTATGGTTATGTAAATTCAACATTGATGTTTAATGTTATTACATGATTTACACAAAGCTGGTTTTCATATTACATGAGATGTTGCAGGTGTTGACAGTATGATGCCTTCAGAATTGGCTCTCAGAACTTTCAACCAAGATTAGAGCTAGCATACAGTTTGCAGTTTATAGTCGTACTCATACTCAATGAGTCCCTACCTCGGCTTCTAGGCAAGATATTCTTTAATTTTAGGTAAGCTCTAATTTGTAAAGCATTATTGCAGCTTTTAGAAACTCTGAATCTCAGATTTATTGAGATATCGAAATCCCAGTTTGAGATTCATCGAGATAAGGAGATCTTATTCGACCATGTAATTTAAATATTATTCCAATGAGTATTGTTGATTGTCGTTTTTAACAATATTACTCAACTTATGGTCACTTCCCTATGTTTAGTTCAGCGCCATTCTTTTCTCTTATTCGTTTTGGTAAAAAGAAATCTCTCACTATCAAATGTATTATGTAATCCTTTTTTGCTCAGCAGCAGTAAATTTCATAGAGGTGATGTAATATATAATGTCATTATTGTTGTAGAAGTTGCAGAAGTGTAATGCTGACTCTACACGAATGATTATTATCCCTACATGCATAACATATTATAAAGAGATCTTCCTAT contains:
- the LOC125535915 gene encoding uncharacterized protein LOC125535915; translation: MSNELLLLPLDAPVAKPPSIPSTATTTTLATAADGTTTISSLGQDQLLEIFLLLPSLPALVRATLTCRLWLGAVCSFRNLFRALHPAPLIGIFLDVDKGNVRLFAPFSHSDPGVNKDITLAD